One Streptomyces sp. V4I8 genomic window carries:
- a CDS encoding FBP domain-containing protein has product MRPLTDQDIRNSFINCSKGEAKRLSLPRDLAERPWDDLDFLGWRDPGAPDRSYLVTEREGRPVGVTFRFPSSQRGFLHRSMCSLCLTTHPGGGVSLMTARKAGPAGREGNSVGLYMCTDLACSLYLRGKKVPESGARFEESLTVEEQIARTTGNLSAFLDKLYA; this is encoded by the coding sequence ATGAGGCCACTCACCGACCAGGACATCCGCAACTCTTTTATCAACTGCTCGAAAGGTGAGGCCAAGCGCCTGTCCCTCCCCCGCGATCTCGCCGAACGCCCGTGGGACGACCTCGACTTCCTGGGATGGCGGGATCCGGGAGCGCCCGATCGCAGCTATCTGGTGACCGAGCGGGAGGGGCGTCCGGTGGGCGTCACCTTCCGCTTCCCGTCCTCGCAGCGCGGCTTCCTGCACCGCAGCATGTGCTCGCTCTGCCTCACGACCCATCCGGGCGGAGGTGTCTCCCTGATGACCGCGCGCAAGGCCGGCCCCGCCGGGCGTGAGGGCAATTCGGTCGGCTTGTACATGTGCACCGACCTGGCGTGTTCCCTCTACCTCCGCGGCAAGAAGGTCCCGGAGTCCGGGGCCCGCTTCGAGGAGAGCCTGACGGTGGAGGAGCAGATCGCCCGGACCACGGGCAACCTGTCCGCCTTCCTCGACAAGCTGTACGCCTGA